The following proteins are co-located in the Phoenix dactylifera cultivar Barhee BC4 unplaced genomic scaffold, palm_55x_up_171113_PBpolish2nd_filt_p 000077F, whole genome shotgun sequence genome:
- the LOC120104711 gene encoding uncharacterized protein LOC120104711, which yields MHGFDRSYPDGLRPYDGGAADAGGRGLEIVSGKAYSAGQTSICRLPPPPGARWRAVGGGGTLTSSTTSLSSGPAPWWAADAEAKRRRRVARYKIYAVQGKVKASIRKTFRWVKALVRGW from the coding sequence ATGCACGGCTTCGATCGGAGCTACCCTGACGGGCTCCGCCCCTACGACGGCGGCGCGGCGGACGCCGGCGGCCGGGGGCTGGAGATCGTGAGCGGGAAGGCCTACAGCGCGGGCCAGACAAGCATCTGCCGCCTGCCTCCGCCGCCGGGGGCACGGTGGCGGGCGGTCGGAGGCGGGGGCACCCTCACGTCGTCGACGACGTCGCTGTCGTCGGGGCCGGCGCCGTGGTGGGCCGCCGACGCGGAGGCGAAGCGGCGACGGAGGGTGGCGCGGTACAAGATCTACGCGGTACAGGGCAAGGTCAAGGCCTCGATCCGCAAGACCTTCCGGTGGGTCAAGGCTCTCGTCCGGGGCTGGTGA